From the genome of Bacteroides sp. MSB163, one region includes:
- a CDS encoding family 43 glycosylhydrolase, translating into MAKGPVKNYQNPVVNYSLPDPSVIKGEDGYYYLYATEDIRNLPIHRSKDLVEWEYVGTAFTKGTRPDFEPKGGLWAPDINKIGDKYVLYYSMSVWGGEWTCGIGCAIADKPEGPFTDHGKMFRSNEINVQNSIDPFYIEDGGKKYLFWGSFRGIYGIELSDDGLSVRKGAKLRRVAGTAYEGTYIHKKDGYYYFFASIGTCCEGLKSTYTTVVGRSKKLFGPYVDKNGKKMLDNHHEVLIHKNEAFVGTGHNSEIVTDKAGNDWVFYHAVSTKNPGGRVLMLDKVDWKNGWPSVSGNSPSSESERPVL; encoded by the coding sequence ATGGCGAAAGGGCCCGTCAAAAACTATCAGAATCCGGTTGTAAATTATAGCCTGCCCGATCCCTCTGTTATCAAAGGGGAAGATGGTTATTATTACCTGTATGCCACCGAAGATATCCGAAACTTGCCTATCCATCGTTCAAAAGACTTGGTGGAGTGGGAGTATGTGGGTACTGCTTTTACCAAAGGCACTCGTCCGGATTTTGAACCTAAAGGAGGACTCTGGGCTCCTGATATCAATAAAATAGGTGATAAATACGTGCTTTATTATTCTATGTCTGTCTGGGGTGGCGAATGGACCTGTGGTATCGGATGTGCCATTGCCGATAAGCCCGAAGGCCCTTTTACAGATCATGGAAAGATGTTCCGCAGCAATGAAATCAATGTACAGAATTCCATTGACCCTTTCTATATAGAGGATGGAGGAAAGAAATATCTCTTTTGGGGTAGTTTCCGGGGAATTTACGGCATTGAACTGTCGGATGACGGACTTTCTGTTAGGAAAGGTGCCAAGCTCCGCCGGGTGGCAGGAACAGCCTATGAAGGAACATATATTCATAAAAAAGATGGTTATTATTATTTCTTTGCATCTATAGGAACTTGCTGTGAAGGATTGAAAAGTACTTATACTACGGTTGTAGGTCGTTCGAAGAAACTTTTTGGACCTTATGTGGATAAAAACGGTAAGAAGATGCTGGATAACCACCATGAAGTACTGATTCATAAGAATGAGGCTTTTGTAGGTACCGGACATAACTCAGAGATTGTAACGGATAAGGCGGGTAATGACTGGGTGTTTTATCATGCAGTGAGTACCAAGAATCCCGGAGGTCGTGTGTTGATGCTGGATAAGGTTGATTGGAAAAACGGATGGCCATCCGTGTCTGGCAATTCTCCGTCATCAGAATCCGAAAGGCCTGTATTGTAA
- a CDS encoding family 43 glycosylhydrolase, whose amino-acid sequence MRSKYILFALALTGALASCSDDDNKGTANYKNPYSNPLTDYSVGDPTVWKENDHSFYVYATNTSVVRKSEDLIHWTDGGKMFDKKPTFVTESGAAVWAPDIEKVGDKFILYYAMSAMGKPATAGIGIASADSPEGPFTLDISVDGKGKLFTSSEIDVRNSIDPCFFEDNGQKWLVWGSFNGLYAVKLNEDGTRVYPDIATAKKERVQVAGTAFEAPYIHKRGDYYYMFASVGSCCNSMLSTYTTVVGRSTSFLGPYVNKNGESMLDNKYEVLIRANDRFVGPGHNSEIITDSEGNEWMLYHSYDRHTPSKGRYLMIDRIVWENDWPVIAGNSPSTEAEAPVCK is encoded by the coding sequence ATGAGAAGTAAATATATATTGTTTGCCTTGGCTCTGACAGGAGCCTTGGCATCCTGCTCGGACGACGATAATAAGGGAACTGCAAACTATAAGAATCCTTATTCAAACCCATTGACAGACTACAGCGTAGGTGACCCTACTGTCTGGAAAGAAAATGATCATTCATTTTATGTATATGCTACCAATACATCTGTGGTCCGCAAGTCGGAAGACTTGATTCATTGGACAGACGGCGGTAAGATGTTCGATAAGAAACCTACATTCGTTACGGAATCAGGTGCGGCAGTATGGGCACCGGATATCGAAAAAGTGGGTGATAAATTTATCTTGTACTATGCCATGTCTGCCATGGGCAAGCCTGCAACTGCCGGTATCGGTATTGCTTCGGCTGACTCTCCCGAAGGTCCTTTCACATTGGATATATCAGTAGACGGAAAAGGAAAGTTGTTCACTTCAAGTGAAATTGATGTAAGAAACTCCATCGATCCTTGTTTCTTCGAAGACAACGGACAGAAATGGCTGGTTTGGGGTAGTTTCAACGGTTTGTATGCTGTGAAGCTGAATGAAGACGGTACGAGAGTATACCCCGACATTGCAACGGCCAAGAAAGAAAGAGTGCAGGTTGCGGGTACTGCTTTTGAAGCACCTTACATTCATAAACGTGGCGATTATTACTACATGTTTGCATCTGTCGGTTCATGCTGTAACTCTATGTTGAGTACTTATACTACGGTTGTCGGCCGTTCCACTTCTTTCTTAGGCCCGTATGTGAATAAGAACGGAGAATCAATGCTGGACAATAAATATGAAGTGCTGATCAGAGCCAATGATCGTTTTGTAGGGCCGGGTCATAACTCGGAGATTATAACGGACAGTGAGGGTAATGAATGGATGTTATACCATAGTTATGACAGACACACCCCGAGCAAAGGACGCTATTTGATGATTGACCGGATTGTTTGGGAGAATGATTGGCCGGTGATTGCCGGTAATAGTCCATCTACCGAGGCAGAAGCTCCGGTTTGTAAATAA
- a CDS encoding RagB/SusD family nutrient uptake outer membrane protein, giving the protein MKTKKYILKGLASCLIAASLSACVDLEPKAMSFLTPENTFVDKAGLETMLRLCRKQMNFEWFGDAFNSGNCETYSVYEYAWSDLAVMGGPETKEIHNMVTQLTPTTNMYLHLRYWVFGWNGIKYANTVITRAPEAEGMASEEDRNACLAEGYFHRAYWYYLLTNQFGDVPWIGEEITGAKLDFNTVSRKTILANIKKDMEYAVQWLPKEVIRGAVSRAAGEHLLAKICLATGDFQQAVDATTRCINDYGLRLMTERFGINMDDKSKDVYNDLFQEENISIVENKEGIMIGQEIYGLDGCSSPSGSKRKRNFVPQWHAGSKMKTPDGKNGTTDASGIYDGYEQLEELGRGLAKIRPTNYAQYELWKNCGDDMRHNSNNWYDKSRIKYNLPASKGGSAAYFGQPVDPAYCTDTMRCYFSFPIVKVLIDKDDPNAGGKVPVGGFTDQYIFRLAETYLNRAEAYWWLGKNDLATEDVNTIRRRVNAPELSSVTLEDILDERARELFLEDHRKTELTRIAFLKAEKGIDGYSLNNFSEKNWYYDRMMEKNNFFATEYYYSTNAFIMKPYHVLWPIPRNAIESNTQGRINQNYGYDGYEDNIPVEELEQRYK; this is encoded by the coding sequence ATGAAAACAAAGAAATATATACTAAAAGGTCTGGCAAGTTGCCTGATAGCTGCCAGTCTTTCTGCTTGTGTTGATCTTGAACCGAAGGCGATGTCGTTCCTGACACCGGAGAACACTTTTGTTGATAAAGCAGGTTTGGAAACCATGCTTCGCCTCTGCCGTAAACAGATGAATTTTGAATGGTTTGGAGACGCTTTCAACTCCGGAAACTGTGAAACCTATTCTGTATATGAATATGCTTGGTCTGACCTGGCCGTTATGGGTGGTCCTGAAACGAAGGAAATCCATAATATGGTGACTCAGTTGACTCCAACCACTAATATGTATCTGCATCTTCGTTACTGGGTTTTTGGCTGGAACGGTATCAAGTATGCCAATACGGTTATTACCCGTGCTCCTGAAGCTGAAGGTATGGCTTCGGAAGAAGACAGAAACGCTTGTTTGGCAGAAGGGTATTTCCATCGTGCTTACTGGTATTATCTGTTGACTAACCAATTTGGAGATGTACCTTGGATTGGAGAAGAAATTACCGGTGCAAAACTGGACTTTAATACCGTTTCCCGCAAGACTATTCTGGCAAATATCAAGAAAGATATGGAATATGCCGTACAATGGTTGCCAAAAGAAGTAATCCGTGGTGCTGTGAGCAGAGCTGCAGGTGAACATTTACTGGCTAAAATATGTCTGGCTACCGGTGACTTCCAACAGGCAGTAGATGCAACTACTCGTTGTATCAATGATTACGGATTGCGTCTGATGACCGAACGTTTCGGTATCAATATGGATGATAAGAGTAAGGACGTATACAACGACCTGTTCCAGGAAGAGAATATCAGTATTGTTGAGAACAAAGAAGGCATTATGATCGGTCAGGAAATCTACGGTCTGGACGGATGTTCTTCTCCAAGCGGTTCAAAACGCAAGCGTAACTTCGTGCCGCAGTGGCATGCCGGAAGCAAAATGAAGACACCGGACGGAAAGAACGGAACGACTGATGCATCAGGTATTTATGATGGATACGAACAGTTGGAAGAACTGGGTAGAGGTCTTGCCAAGATACGTCCTACCAACTATGCACAATATGAGTTGTGGAAGAATTGTGGAGATGATATGCGTCATAATTCCAATAACTGGTATGATAAGTCACGTATCAAATATAACCTGCCGGCTTCAAAGGGAGGTAGTGCCGCTTACTTCGGTCAACCGGTTGATCCTGCTTACTGTACCGATACCATGCGCTGTTATTTCTCTTTCCCGATTGTGAAGGTTCTGATTGATAAGGATGATCCGAATGCAGGCGGTAAAGTACCTGTAGGTGGTTTCACTGACCAGTATATCTTCCGCCTTGCCGAAACTTACCTGAATAGAGCTGAGGCTTACTGGTGGTTAGGCAAGAACGATCTGGCTACTGAGGATGTGAATACAATCCGTCGTCGTGTGAATGCACCGGAACTCTCATCTGTTACACTGGAAGATATCCTGGATGAAAGAGCCAGAGAATTGTTCCTGGAAGACCATCGTAAGACTGAGTTGACTCGTATTGCCTTCCTGAAAGCAGAAAAGGGCATAGATGGATATTCACTCAATAACTTTTCAGAAAAGAACTGGTATTATGACCGCATGATGGAGAAGAATAATTTCTTTGCAACAGAATATTATTATTCAACCAATGCATTTATCATGAAGCCGTATCACGTGTTGTGGCCCATTCCGCGTAATGCCATAGAATCCAACACTCAAGGCCGTATCAATCAGAACTATGGTTACGACGGTTATGAAGATAATATCCCGGTAGAAGAACTTGAACAAAGATATAAATAA
- a CDS encoding TonB-dependent receptor, giving the protein MKQKILRFFSDARVRMLLLLLISTIYAQAQSGRIVTGVVKDATGETVIGVNVTVKGNAALGTITDLDGKYSLNVPAQKSTLVFSFIGYQTVEKTIDANARTLNVTLVEDSKLLDEVVVVGYGTMKRKDVTGAVAHVGEEVTKNRAATNALDFLVGTVPGVHITPSTDAGGGASGLLIRGKQSLKASTSPLIVLDGVVFYGNIDDINPNDIESMDILKDASSTAIYGSKGSAGVILINTKRGSSEKPIINVSTKIGVSQATFMPEMPTAEQYMQRRVDYFKTIDYFKPGEQQHGLGYYDNPDNLPDGVSREQWAGYDSSFSGDYIETWMQRLEFNPIEVNNYKAGKFVDWMDLVYQNGLRQDYSASVSGKTARTNYYVSLGYTNNDGIVVGDQFRASRSRVNLDTEITKWLNIGLNAQFVHKGSDDIKADTGAAKAASPFGDVYEADGSIKVRPWDDNRIANPLLNRSVDDKYYRTQTFNSSVYGKLTLPFGFTWQTTFNVRYGWRKDYYFDSDIKPGVVAGGKAKRVDYSDYEWSIDNMLKWNRTFAKIHNFDFTFVYTAEKYQNWQSTGNNEGFQPNGALSYHGIQAGITPTVSANDEMQTGNGLLWRLNYSLMDRYLLTGSVRRDGFSAFGQNNPFGVFSTVAAGWRISEEKFLKDVEWINNLKLRLSWGQTGNRDIGRYAAFSRLTITNVIQNGVNYKGVYPSSLANRDLKWETTTGFNFGVDFGLFNNRLSGSVELYKNKTNDLLMDRAMPEISGYGNIASNLGEIANQGAELTLSSVNINTSNVRWNTTFTYSTNKNEIKHLYGDMIDVLDADGNVIGQREDDDVQNGWYIGHAIDEIYDYKWIGVWQLGEELEAAKYGKQPGDPRLLDVNNDGKINDDDKLWLGTKTPKHRMTLSSDLNLFKCINFSFVLRGEFGWMDIDNLPRNETNRFYNTSNSVWTEYWTPWNPNSKYARLGANIDSPGVNIYEKRNYVRMQNMALSYTFPKKLINKFMIDNLRFSINVDNAFVISKWRTSDPLTKAITPRIWTFGVDITL; this is encoded by the coding sequence ATGAAGCAGAAGATTTTAAGATTCTTTTCTGATGCAAGGGTTAGGATGTTACTCCTCCTCCTGATTTCTACAATTTATGCTCAAGCTCAATCGGGCAGAATCGTTACGGGTGTCGTTAAAGATGCCACGGGCGAAACAGTAATCGGTGTAAACGTTACTGTAAAGGGTAATGCTGCTTTGGGTACTATTACCGATTTAGATGGTAAGTATTCATTGAACGTTCCTGCACAAAAATCTACTTTAGTATTCTCATTCATTGGTTATCAAACGGTAGAAAAAACGATTGATGCCAACGCAAGAACTCTGAATGTTACATTAGTGGAAGATTCTAAGTTGCTGGATGAAGTTGTTGTGGTGGGTTATGGTACGATGAAGAGAAAAGACGTAACGGGTGCTGTGGCACACGTTGGCGAGGAAGTGACAAAGAACAGAGCTGCAACAAATGCTCTTGACTTCCTGGTTGGTACGGTTCCCGGTGTGCACATCACTCCTTCTACTGATGCAGGTGGCGGTGCCTCCGGACTTTTGATTCGTGGTAAACAATCCTTGAAGGCCAGTACTTCTCCTTTGATTGTTTTGGATGGTGTGGTATTCTATGGTAATATTGATGATATTAATCCGAATGACATTGAAAGTATGGATATCCTGAAGGATGCCAGCTCTACTGCTATCTACGGTTCGAAAGGATCGGCAGGTGTCATTCTTATCAATACCAAGAGAGGTTCTTCCGAGAAACCTATTATCAACGTAAGTACAAAAATAGGTGTTTCACAAGCTACTTTTATGCCGGAGATGCCTACTGCTGAACAGTATATGCAGAGGCGTGTTGATTACTTCAAAACAATCGATTACTTTAAGCCGGGTGAACAACAGCATGGCTTGGGTTACTATGATAATCCCGACAATTTGCCCGATGGTGTTTCTCGTGAACAATGGGCAGGCTATGACAGCTCTTTCTCCGGTGATTATATTGAAACCTGGATGCAACGACTGGAATTCAATCCTATTGAGGTTAACAACTATAAAGCCGGTAAATTCGTTGACTGGATGGATCTCGTCTATCAGAATGGTTTGAGACAGGATTACAGTGCCTCTGTTTCCGGTAAGACGGCAAGAACCAACTATTATGTGTCGTTAGGTTACACTAATAATGATGGTATTGTAGTAGGTGATCAATTCCGTGCTTCAAGATCACGTGTGAATTTGGATACTGAGATTACGAAATGGTTGAATATTGGTTTGAATGCGCAGTTCGTTCATAAAGGCTCGGATGATATTAAGGCAGATACAGGTGCAGCTAAGGCAGCCAGTCCCTTTGGAGACGTTTATGAGGCTGATGGAAGTATCAAGGTTAGACCTTGGGATGACAACCGTATTGCCAATCCGTTATTGAATCGTTCGGTGGATGATAAATATTACAGAACGCAGACCTTTAATTCTAGCGTTTATGGTAAGCTAACTCTTCCTTTCGGATTTACCTGGCAGACAACTTTCAATGTGCGTTATGGCTGGAGAAAGGATTACTATTTTGATTCTGATATCAAACCGGGTGTAGTAGCAGGTGGTAAAGCAAAACGTGTGGACTATTCAGACTATGAATGGAGCATTGATAACATGTTGAAATGGAACCGTACTTTTGCTAAAATTCATAACTTTGACTTCACTTTCGTATATACTGCTGAAAAGTACCAGAACTGGCAGAGTACAGGAAACAATGAAGGTTTCCAGCCGAATGGCGCACTGAGTTATCATGGTATTCAGGCCGGTATAACTCCTACTGTCAGTGCAAATGACGAAATGCAGACTGGTAATGGTTTGTTGTGGCGCTTGAATTACTCTTTGATGGACCGTTATTTGCTGACAGGTTCTGTACGTCGTGACGGTTTCTCAGCTTTCGGACAGAATAATCCTTTCGGTGTATTTTCTACAGTTGCTGCCGGATGGCGTATATCAGAAGAGAAGTTCTTGAAGGATGTTGAATGGATTAACAACCTGAAGCTGCGTCTTTCCTGGGGACAAACCGGTAACCGTGACATCGGCCGTTATGCTGCCTTCTCAAGATTAACTATTACCAACGTTATTCAGAATGGGGTAAACTATAAAGGTGTATATCCTTCAAGTTTGGCTAACAGAGATTTGAAATGGGAAACTACTACCGGATTCAACTTCGGTGTTGACTTTGGATTGTTCAACAACAGACTGAGCGGTTCTGTAGAACTTTATAAGAACAAAACGAACGATTTGTTGATGGACCGTGCTATGCCTGAAATCTCAGGATATGGTAATATTGCTTCTAACTTGGGAGAAATTGCTAATCAGGGGGCTGAGTTGACTTTGTCAAGTGTAAATATCAATACTTCTAATGTACGTTGGAATACCACCTTTACTTATTCTACTAATAAGAACGAAATCAAGCACCTGTACGGTGATATGATTGATGTGCTGGATGCAGATGGTAACGTTATCGGTCAGCGTGAAGACGATGATGTACAGAACGGTTGGTATATCGGACATGCTATTGATGAAATCTATGATTATAAGTGGATTGGTGTATGGCAACTGGGTGAAGAATTGGAAGCTGCAAAATATGGCAAGCAGCCGGGTGACCCGAGATTGCTGGATGTTAATAATGATGGTAAGATCAATGATGATGATAAGCTTTGGTTGGGTACAAAAACTCCGAAGCATCGTATGACGTTGAGCAGTGACCTGAATTTGTTCAAATGCATCAATTTCTCTTTTGTGCTGCGTGGGGAATTCGGTTGGATGGATATTGATAACCTGCCGAGAAATGAAACTAATCGTTTCTACAATACTTCAAACTCTGTTTGGACCGAGTATTGGACGCCATGGAATCCGAATAGCAAGTATGCTCGTCTAGGCGCAAATATCGACAGCCCGGGTGTGAACATTTACGAAAAGAGAAACTACGTAAGAATGCAGAATATGGCATTGTCTTATACATTTCCGAAGAAGTTGATTAACAAGTTTATGATCGATAATTTAAGATTCAGTATTAATGTGGATAACGCATTTGTTATCTCTAAATGGAGAACTTCTGATCCTTTGACTAAGGCCATTACTCCACGCATCTGGACATTTGGTGTAGACATTACCTTATAA
- a CDS encoding MGH1-like glycoside hydrolase domain-containing protein: protein MKRYLMTFLAAFLALYCAGAVFPLPFSGNSHDIASLHTWGPYSKRYAGISHIPDMRKGIRFDFSVMPGYYRNRQLVPHVLFESSYYPWEINPEMTRITYRYELEWKDRVYTDVTYHILDDNRTLVGIRCVNNTSMPQNLVLNQMAYIDYPETYPQVAVSDTAGLQWYNAIDYIENEPASKSPQYRLVYDGWQRNEERSASSLDGSILGRGFGRNEGDRLSYLVNILPGQEDGAIGIRFKIKKGESAVLRLKGLVEQSVELEGTGEFSFLSVPYHGKKAGEYKLELVSGSTVAISLDGFFIGDANDINNVNVVRAPIPFTPVMEVGETQKDFILKYKGCSNYYGVAWNYQHSEVREILNGELESFFRRRVHEHVSSRLIGDRNWHYANAFLRPIVLEADSEQTIYMLVCSGNKEQVKQELQDFHSTPDKLVARISSAEKAKPEDQVLPGGEKYLLGNRLLQASLLSNIVYPVYTQKEYIRHFTPGKNWNSLYTWDSGFIALGLIDVDPVKAFECIKAYTTPVGSESAFIHHGTPLPIQMYAYADLWNNSLSQEALRFLYSRLKQYFDFMVGADPYSPTRMAGSGLLRTWDYFYNSGGWDDYPPQHALRGNKSQYQSVTPVVTSAYYLRAAKILRLAAKELGLKKDVKEYERIIKLLSYALQTYSWDEESGYFGYVVHDSLGNAKDIFRYKDRSNFNKGLDGVSPLVAGICSPAQVDRLMEHLFSPDELWTKVGLSTVDQSAPYYKEDGYWNGVVWFPHQWMMWKALLDLGKGEEAYRVAHTALDNWEKECEESYFTFEHFIISSERGAGWHQFSGLSSPILNWFAAYYRPGKVSTGFEVWITKSDFNENHSAYKAELSFDDSTTPHERCMIVCMDAGHQYEVFFNGKPVQYRSGHAGMLEITLPATNKAGKLVIQALD from the coding sequence ATGAAACGATACTTGATGACATTTCTGGCCGCATTTCTGGCTCTTTACTGTGCAGGAGCTGTTTTTCCTTTGCCTTTTTCGGGCAATAGCCATGATATAGCGTCATTGCATACATGGGGGCCTTACTCGAAACGTTATGCCGGCATCTCGCACATACCTGATATGCGTAAAGGGATACGTTTTGACTTTTCGGTGATGCCCGGGTATTACCGGAACCGCCAGTTGGTGCCGCATGTCCTGTTCGAATCATCCTACTATCCGTGGGAAATAAATCCGGAGATGACCCGCATCACCTATCGCTATGAACTGGAGTGGAAAGACCGGGTTTATACGGATGTTACCTATCATATATTGGATGATAACCGTACACTGGTCGGGATACGTTGTGTTAACAATACGAGTATGCCCCAAAATCTGGTCTTGAATCAGATGGCGTATATAGATTATCCTGAGACATATCCGCAGGTAGCGGTTTCGGATACAGCCGGTCTGCAATGGTATAATGCCATTGACTATATTGAGAATGAACCTGCCAGTAAATCCCCTCAATACAGATTGGTGTATGACGGATGGCAACGGAATGAGGAGCGCAGTGCTTCGTCACTCGACGGTTCCATACTGGGGAGAGGGTTCGGCAGGAATGAAGGTGACCGGTTGAGCTATCTGGTAAACATCCTTCCGGGGCAGGAAGACGGGGCGATAGGCATCCGGTTTAAGATAAAGAAAGGGGAGAGTGCCGTGCTGCGTCTGAAAGGATTGGTAGAACAATCTGTAGAATTGGAAGGTACGGGGGAATTCTCCTTCTTGTCAGTTCCTTATCATGGAAAGAAGGCGGGAGAATATAAACTGGAACTTGTTTCGGGCAGTACTGTTGCAATTAGTCTGGATGGGTTCTTTATAGGGGATGCTAACGATATAAACAATGTGAATGTAGTCCGCGCACCGATTCCTTTCACCCCTGTAATGGAGGTGGGAGAAACCCAAAAGGATTTTATCTTGAAATATAAGGGTTGTAGCAACTATTATGGCGTGGCGTGGAACTACCAACATTCGGAAGTCAGGGAGATACTGAACGGTGAATTGGAGTCTTTTTTCCGTAGAAGGGTGCATGAACATGTATCTTCAAGGTTGATTGGGGACAGGAACTGGCATTATGCCAATGCTTTTTTGCGCCCTATCGTACTGGAAGCTGACTCGGAACAGACCATTTACATGCTGGTGTGCAGTGGGAATAAAGAACAGGTGAAGCAGGAATTGCAGGATTTCCATTCGACACCGGATAAACTGGTTGCACGGATCAGTTCAGCGGAAAAAGCGAAGCCTGAAGACCAGGTGCTGCCAGGCGGAGAGAAGTATCTTCTGGGAAATCGCCTGCTGCAAGCCTCACTCTTGTCGAATATCGTATATCCGGTTTATACACAGAAGGAATACATCAGACATTTTACGCCGGGTAAGAATTGGAACAGCCTTTATACCTGGGACTCCGGTTTCATTGCGTTGGGACTGATTGATGTGGACCCGGTCAAGGCTTTCGAATGTATCAAGGCTTATACAACTCCGGTGGGGAGTGAATCGGCTTTCATACATCACGGTACCCCGTTACCCATTCAGATGTATGCTTATGCTGATTTGTGGAATAACAGCCTGTCACAGGAAGCGCTGAGATTCTTATATTCCAGGCTGAAACAATATTTTGATTTTATGGTCGGAGCTGATCCGTATTCACCTACCCGAATGGCAGGTTCCGGTCTGCTTCGTACATGGGATTATTTCTATAATTCCGGTGGATGGGACGATTATCCGCCTCAACATGCATTACGCGGTAATAAATCGCAGTATCAATCGGTGACTCCTGTGGTTACCTCTGCTTATTATCTGCGGGCGGCGAAGATTCTGCGCCTGGCAGCGAAGGAACTGGGGCTGAAAAAGGATGTGAAGGAGTATGAACGGATCATCAAACTCTTGTCGTATGCCCTGCAAACTTACTCTTGGGATGAAGAAAGCGGATACTTTGGATATGTAGTCCATGATTCTTTGGGAAATGCAAAAGATATCTTCCGGTATAAGGATCGATCTAATTTTAATAAGGGACTGGATGGGGTCAGCCCTTTGGTAGCAGGTATTTGTTCTCCCGCTCAAGTGGACCGGTTGATGGAACATTTGTTTTCTCCTGACGAACTGTGGACTAAAGTCGGGCTTTCAACGGTCGATCAGTCTGCTCCTTATTATAAAGAAGATGGATATTGGAACGGTGTTGTCTGGTTTCCCCATCAGTGGATGATGTGGAAGGCTCTGTTAGATTTGGGTAAAGGGGAAGAGGCTTACCGAGTGGCACATACAGCTCTGGATAATTGGGAGAAGGAGTGTGAAGAAAGCTATTTCACATTCGAGCATTTCATCATTTCGTCGGAGAGAGGAGCAGGGTGGCACCAGTTTTCGGGGCTTTCATCTCCTATATTAAATTGGTTTGCAGCATACTATAGGCCGGGTAAAGTTTCCACTGGTTTTGAGGTATGGATTACGAAGAGTGATTTTAATGAGAATCATTCCGCATATAAGGCTGAACTCTCTTTTGATGATTCGACAACACCTCATGAGCGTTGCATGATTGTCTGTATGGATGCAGGACATCAATATGAAGTATTCTTCAACGGAAAACCAGTTCAGTACAGGTCTGGCCATGCAGGAATGTTGGAAATTACTTTGCCGGCTACAAATAAGGCGGGAAAGCTTGTAATCCAAGCTCTTGATTGA